The following are from one region of the Acidobacteriota bacterium genome:
- a CDS encoding SIS domain-containing protein yields the protein MTHFLRDILRQPLELQRAVDHLSGPGNATLQQAATVVRGARHVFLTGIGSSWHAALAAAPLFYRGRCPVYLRDVAELLYGAEFPRDSVVVAISRSGRTTEIVSLLAKAREAAIPVIGVTNAAEGPLAAQAQIPLVIPAEPDHAISVNTYSTLATAVGALAAATVDQFSAGLADAIKSGIAQTERDIPGWQRQIENTAWLSPGATVYFLARGCSLGTAHEARLLWEEGAKSPATAMSASSFRHGPQEIFTKTTRFALWIDGHRMREADLAVARDLKKLGAPVLLVGQNLPADAADLVFQIPQMPPDWQFIVDAIPAQLAAERLARLAGVDSDSFRLCSYVVEDEFGLLPAEVSAPKDAK from the coding sequence ATGACCCACTTTCTGCGTGACATCCTTCGCCAGCCACTCGAACTACAACGAGCGGTTGATCACTTGTCAGGTCCCGGAAACGCCACACTACAGCAAGCCGCAACCGTGGTACGCGGCGCTCGCCACGTCTTTCTAACCGGCATCGGTAGCAGTTGGCACGCGGCGCTGGCCGCAGCGCCATTGTTTTATCGCGGAAGGTGTCCGGTGTATCTGCGCGACGTCGCAGAGTTGTTGTACGGCGCGGAGTTTCCCCGCGATTCGGTAGTTGTTGCGATCTCCCGCAGCGGACGCACCACGGAGATCGTGAGCTTGCTGGCAAAGGCCAGGGAAGCTGCGATCCCCGTGATCGGCGTGACCAACGCAGCAGAGGGACCCCTTGCCGCCCAGGCGCAGATCCCGCTCGTCATTCCTGCCGAGCCTGACCACGCGATCTCGGTGAACACTTACTCCACGCTCGCGACCGCCGTGGGGGCACTGGCAGCAGCCACGGTCGATCAATTCAGTGCTGGGCTGGCGGATGCCATCAAATCCGGAATTGCGCAGACGGAGCGCGATATCCCCGGCTGGCAGCGGCAAATAGAGAACACCGCATGGCTCTCGCCCGGCGCCACAGTCTATTTTCTGGCACGCGGATGCAGTCTCGGCACAGCCCATGAGGCTCGTCTACTCTGGGAAGAAGGCGCGAAATCACCCGCCACCGCCATGAGCGCGAGCAGTTTCCGCCACGGCCCGCAGGAGATCTTCACCAAGACGACCCGCTTTGCACTCTGGATCGACGGCCATCGCATGCGTGAGGCAGACTTGGCGGTCGCGCGCGACCTGAAGAAACTTGGCGCGCCAGTCCTGCTGGTGGGCCAGAATCTGCCAGCGGACGCGGCCGATCTGGTTTTTCAAATCCCGCAGATGCCGCCAGATTGGCAGTTTATAGTCGATGCGATCCCTGCCCAGCTTGCTGCTGAACGATTGGCGCGATTGGCTGGAGTGGATTCCGACTCGTTCCGCCTCTGCTCTTATGTCGTGGAAGATGAATTCGGATTGTTGCCCGCAGAAGTCAGTGCGCCGAAGGATGCGAAATAA
- a CDS encoding DUF1080 domain-containing protein has protein sequence MSRFQLGLCTLLLFVPLALQAQAGEWQQLFNGKDLTGWKHVGPGSHRVEDGLIKSEGGMGLLYWTGGKLGNCVIHVEYRMRDHNSNSGVFIRIPLEPREEWMPVHYGYEVQIDNEPEKSNEDDYHITGTLYSLTKPLAKPGKPGPEWNTMEITLDGPHTVVVLNGVKVTDYKEGDPVPARKFPFEPQLGPRPLEGYMGLQNHSDTDVVFFKSVAIKKLTK, from the coding sequence ATGAGTCGGTTTCAACTTGGTCTGTGTACGCTTCTTTTGTTTGTGCCCCTCGCTTTGCAAGCGCAAGCGGGAGAGTGGCAGCAATTATTCAACGGAAAAGATTTGACCGGGTGGAAGCACGTCGGCCCCGGCAGTCACCGGGTAGAAGACGGACTGATCAAGAGCGAAGGCGGCATGGGCCTGCTCTACTGGACGGGAGGCAAGTTAGGCAATTGCGTCATCCATGTGGAATACCGGATGCGTGACCACAACAGCAATTCTGGTGTCTTCATCCGCATTCCGCTCGAACCCCGCGAAGAATGGATGCCCGTGCACTACGGCTACGAAGTGCAAATCGACAACGAACCGGAGAAATCCAACGAAGACGACTATCACATTACCGGCACTCTCTATTCGTTGACCAAGCCGCTGGCCAAGCCCGGCAAGCCTGGTCCGGAGTGGAACACGATGGAGATCACTCTGGACGGCCCGCATACCGTTGTTGTGCTGAACGGTGTCAAAGTGACCGACTACAAGGAAGGCGATCCGGTCCCGGCTCGGAAGTTCCCCTTTGAGCCTCAACTTGGCCCGCGGCCTCTGGAAGGCTACATGGGATTGCAAAATCACAGCGACACCGACGTCGTGTTCTTCAAGTCAGTCGCCATCAAGAAATTGACAAAGTAG
- a CDS encoding Gfo/Idh/MocA family oxidoreductase, producing the protein MTNKDSLSRRKFLGLSAAAAGVSLAANAILLEPEPLFASTRAVAASDRLRFGIIGIGMQGCGLLAQSIELPGIECVRACDLYDGRHTLAREITGKADLPATRHYHELLEDKNIDCIVAAVPDHWHKQVVIDTVSAGKDIYCEKPMSHTAAEGVDMAEAAKKNNRIVQIGSQRVSSLICKKAKEIVDQGMLGDLMMVEGWLGRNDPTGAWEYPPPMDLSPQNLDWDTWQGTVPKRAFNPEIFARWRCWKEYGTGVAGDLLVHLVSGMMFVLNWNKAPERAMAMGGILRWKDGRNMPDVHASLYQYGEIPVYMRLSLGTEMPETYRFQGSKGILEMGEFGLSFTPQAGIDTAPSYYAGGFPHAMRDAYEKKWRAENTPKLGHEPMPETITYKGPDYDDMHPHLWNFFEAVRSRKPVVEDAVFGHHAALACHMANESYIRKQAVTWDEASRTIKG; encoded by the coding sequence ATGACGAACAAAGATTCTCTATCACGCCGCAAGTTCCTAGGACTTAGTGCCGCAGCCGCGGGTGTCTCGCTGGCTGCGAACGCGATCCTGCTTGAACCCGAACCTCTTTTCGCATCCACTCGTGCTGTTGCTGCCAGTGATCGGCTGCGCTTTGGAATCATCGGCATCGGCATGCAGGGATGCGGCCTGCTCGCCCAGTCCATTGAATTGCCCGGAATCGAGTGCGTGCGCGCCTGCGATCTTTACGATGGGCGCCACACATTAGCTCGCGAAATCACCGGCAAAGCCGATTTGCCGGCAACACGCCACTATCACGAACTGCTCGAAGACAAGAACATCGACTGCATCGTAGCTGCCGTTCCGGATCACTGGCACAAGCAAGTTGTGATCGACACTGTCTCTGCGGGAAAAGACATTTACTGCGAGAAGCCGATGTCGCACACCGCCGCCGAAGGCGTTGATATGGCGGAGGCCGCGAAGAAAAACAATCGCATCGTGCAGATTGGCTCGCAACGCGTCAGTTCGCTGATCTGCAAAAAGGCCAAGGAGATTGTCGATCAGGGCATGCTCGGCGACCTGATGATGGTCGAAGGTTGGCTCGGCCGCAACGATCCGACCGGCGCATGGGAATATCCGCCGCCCATGGATCTTTCACCGCAAAACCTGGACTGGGATACCTGGCAAGGCACGGTTCCAAAGCGGGCGTTCAATCCTGAAATCTTCGCGCGCTGGCGCTGCTGGAAAGAGTACGGAACCGGCGTCGCAGGCGATCTGCTCGTTCATCTGGTCAGCGGCATGATGTTCGTTCTCAACTGGAACAAGGCGCCGGAACGCGCGATGGCGATGGGTGGAATACTGCGCTGGAAAGACGGTCGCAATATGCCTGACGTCCATGCCAGCCTCTACCAGTACGGCGAAATTCCCGTCTACATGCGCTTGAGCCTGGGCACGGAAATGCCCGAGACCTACCGCTTCCAGGGTTCGAAAGGCATTCTGGAGATGGGCGAGTTCGGTCTCAGCTTTACTCCGCAAGCCGGCATCGACACCGCTCCCAGCTACTACGCTGGCGGCTTCCCGCATGCGATGCGCGATGCGTACGAGAAGAAGTGGCGCGCGGAGAACACTCCGAAACTCGGCCACGAACCGATGCCAGAGACGATCACCTACAAAGGACCAGACTACGACGACATGCACCCGCACCTTTGGAACTTCTTCGAAGCCGTGCGTTCCCGCAAGCCGGTCGTTGAAGATGCAGTCTTCGGTCATCACGCTGCTCTCGCCTGCCACATGGCTAACGAATCGTATATTCGTAAACAGGCCGTGACCTGGGACGAAGCCAGCAGAACGATAAAAGGCTAA
- a CDS encoding ROK family protein yields the protein MIGAVDIGGTKLSVGIVDANGVVLAKMDAPTGSDSTYAVGLERTASMLRETAKQAGTNIAGIGIGSTGPVDPLTGEYGEVDFLPDWRHKNLVKDLAQAFGVQVAIENDGDAGALGEAGWGAGKGQSRLIYVTIGTGIGGGIVLDGKLYRGVDGAHPEVGHQVIDPSGPLCSCGFHGCWEALAAGPAMVAWFQATDDKRRQNISGKQICELALAGDPSALRVVQREGHYLGLGLANLINLFTPDMIVLGGSVAKCAILFLEEIRRTICRGCRFVPYEKTVLALASLGDDANLIGAARVWHHRFAQEV from the coding sequence ATGATTGGCGCCGTTGATATCGGTGGCACGAAACTCTCGGTCGGCATCGTCGACGCGAATGGTGTCGTCCTGGCCAAGATGGACGCACCCACTGGCTCCGATTCCACCTATGCCGTTGGCCTTGAGCGTACTGCCAGCATGCTGCGCGAAACCGCAAAGCAAGCGGGCACGAATATTGCCGGCATCGGCATAGGATCAACCGGGCCCGTCGATCCGCTGACCGGAGAATATGGCGAAGTCGATTTCCTTCCGGATTGGCGGCACAAAAACCTGGTGAAGGATCTGGCCCAAGCCTTCGGCGTGCAGGTCGCCATCGAAAATGATGGCGATGCGGGTGCCCTGGGCGAAGCAGGATGGGGAGCGGGGAAGGGGCAGTCCCGCCTCATTTACGTCACAATCGGGACCGGGATCGGCGGGGGCATTGTCCTCGATGGCAAACTCTATCGCGGCGTCGATGGCGCGCACCCTGAAGTCGGCCATCAGGTAATTGATCCCTCGGGACCGCTGTGTTCCTGTGGCTTCCACGGATGTTGGGAAGCCCTTGCGGCGGGTCCAGCGATGGTCGCGTGGTTCCAGGCTACTGACGACAAGCGTCGGCAGAACATTAGCGGAAAACAAATCTGTGAACTGGCGCTCGCTGGGGATCCCTCCGCTCTCCGCGTTGTGCAACGCGAAGGCCACTATCTTGGACTGGGACTGGCTAATCTGATCAATCTATTTACCCCTGACATGATTGTCCTGGGAGGTAGCGTGGCCAAGTGTGCCATCCTGTTTCTCGAGGAGATTCGCCGAACTATCTGCCGGGGTTGCCGCTTTGTTCCCTATGAAAAGACAGTTCTTGCCCTCGCCTCACTTGGAGACGATGCGAACCTGATTGGAGCCGCCCGCGTCTGGCATCACAGGTTTGCGCAAGAAGTGTAG
- a CDS encoding MFS transporter has protein sequence MTRNRTMVALIMITFFVISLLTNILGPIVPDIITSFSLSLTAAAFLAFAFFIAFGVMSIPAGFLMERFTEKPVMICAFAAALAGSLSFALFPQYRVAMGSYFVIGASMAVLQVAINPVLRVSGGEENYAFYSSLAQFVFGSASFLSPWIYSYLVVNLTHRTPDQNAFLHLLGRLTPAELPWASIYWIFAAATLVMMAVLGASKFPEVQHTAEERAGSFDMYRHLMRKKVVWMYFIAMLAYVGCEQGTADWISKFLSQYHGFDPHTTGAAAVSWFWGLMTAGCLVGMLLLKIYDSRRVLIGISIGALCCLTLALFGPARISVIAFPSIGLFASVMWPIVISLALNSVAEYHGSFAGILGTGMGIGGAVVPLIVGRIGDHVGLRSGMAFLYFTFAIVLSVGFWANPLIANATIDRKKAAQNPSE, from the coding sequence ATGACAAGAAACCGCACCATGGTCGCTCTGATCATGATCACGTTTTTCGTGATCTCACTGTTGACCAACATTCTCGGGCCGATCGTGCCCGACATCATTACCAGCTTCAGCCTGAGCCTGACCGCCGCTGCCTTTCTGGCATTCGCCTTCTTCATCGCGTTCGGAGTGATGTCCATCCCTGCCGGCTTCCTGATGGAGCGCTTCACCGAAAAACCAGTGATGATCTGTGCCTTTGCTGCCGCTCTCGCGGGATCGCTCAGCTTCGCTCTCTTTCCGCAGTATCGCGTGGCGATGGGTTCGTATTTTGTGATCGGCGCCAGCATGGCCGTGTTGCAGGTCGCCATCAATCCCGTACTGCGCGTCTCCGGGGGCGAAGAAAACTACGCTTTCTACTCATCGCTGGCACAATTTGTATTTGGCAGCGCTTCCTTTCTCAGCCCGTGGATCTATTCCTATCTGGTCGTGAACCTCACTCATCGTACTCCGGACCAGAATGCGTTCTTGCATCTACTAGGGCGACTCACGCCAGCTGAACTTCCCTGGGCTTCCATCTACTGGATCTTCGCCGCTGCCACGCTCGTAATGATGGCGGTTTTGGGTGCCTCAAAATTTCCAGAAGTCCAGCACACCGCGGAGGAACGCGCTGGATCCTTTGACATGTATCGCCACCTCATGCGCAAGAAAGTCGTCTGGATGTACTTCATCGCGATGCTGGCCTATGTGGGCTGCGAGCAGGGAACTGCTGACTGGATTTCAAAGTTCCTGTCGCAGTATCACGGCTTTGATCCGCACACGACCGGCGCCGCAGCCGTCTCCTGGTTCTGGGGGTTGATGACGGCAGGCTGTCTGGTAGGAATGTTGCTGCTCAAGATCTACGACAGCCGAAGAGTTCTAATCGGTATTTCCATCGGCGCGTTGTGCTGCCTGACGCTGGCATTGTTTGGACCCGCACGGATCTCCGTCATCGCTTTTCCATCCATAGGCCTGTTCGCGTCGGTCATGTGGCCGATTGTGATTTCGCTGGCGTTAAATTCCGTTGCTGAATACCACGGATCATTCGCTGGAATCCTCGGCACGGGGATGGGAATCGGCGGCGCCGTTGTCCCGCTCATTGTCGGGCGCATCGGAGATCACGTCGGCCTCCGCAGCGGCATGGCGTTTCTCTACTTCACCTTTGCCATTGTTCTCAGTGTCGGCTTTTGGGCCAACCCGCTCATCGCCAACGCCACGATTGATAGGAAGAAGGCAGCGCAAAATCCGTCGGAGTGA